A DNA window from Ornithobacterium rhinotracheale DSM 15997 contains the following coding sequences:
- a CDS encoding carboxypeptidase-like regulatory domain-containing protein, translated as MRKILFYLFVALVSSAQIFTKAQSVTIQGNVVDENKEPVVGALIQSLKEKSLEVETDGEGNFEITVPKNSFIEVSFPNLEILKLKAKPKMNIVLHLQSQELKEVVVTGYQKVRKERMTGSVSTLQSSDLKKMNVKSIDNALAGNLSGVSVTTS; from the coding sequence ATGCGAAAAATTTTATTTTATTTATTTGTAGCATTGGTGTCAAGTGCTCAAATTTTCACAAAAGCACAGTCTGTTACAATTCAAGGAAATGTAGTGGATGAAAATAAGGAGCCAGTAGTGGGAGCTTTGATTCAGTCTTTGAAAGAAAAATCTTTAGAGGTTGAAACAGATGGAGAAGGGAATTTTGAAATAACAGTTCCTAAGAATTCATTTATTGAAGTGTCTTTCCCTAATCTTGAGATTTTAAAATTAAAGGCTAAGCCTAAGATGAATATTGTTTTGCATCTTCAATCTCAAGAGTTGAAAGAGGTTGTTGTTACTGGTTACCAGAAGGTTAGGAAAGAGAGGATGACTGGGAGTGTTTCTACGCTTCAATCATCAGACCTTAAAAAGATGAATGTCAAGTCGATAGATAATGCCTTGGCTGGAAATTTATCGGGGG